In 'Nostoc azollae' 0708, the following are encoded in one genomic region:
- a CDS encoding ATP-binding protein — protein sequence MDFIECQKQHNKQIVIEISQVDYPYIKVKIKDNALVIAPEIINKLFDPFFTTKPVGKGTGLGLSICYQIVEKH from the coding sequence ATGGATTTTATAGAATGTCAAAAACAACATAATAAACAAATAGTTATAGAGATATCACAAGTTGATTATCCATATATCAAAGTCAAAATTAAAGATAATGCTTTAGTAATTGCACCTGAAATTATTAATAAACTATTTGATCCTTTCTTCACGACTAAGCCTGTAGGTAAAGGTACTGGTTTAGGGTTGAGTATTTGTTATCAAATAGTTGAGAAACACTAA
- a CDS encoding HAMP domain-containing protein has protein sequence MLAFMTTNLITRPLQAVTNTARKITQESNFKIRANIKTNDEVGTLPTSLNQLVDSVADYTD, from the coding sequence GTGCTTGCATTTATGACTACTAACTTAATTACCCGTCCTCTACAAGCAGTTACTAACACTGCTAGAAAAATCACCCAAGAATCAAATTTTAAAATCAGAGCTAATATTAAAACCAATGATGAAGTAGGGACATTACCAACATCCTTAAATCAATTAGTCGACTCTGTTGCAGATTATACAGACTAA